The Seriola aureovittata isolate HTS-2021-v1 ecotype China chromosome 3, ASM2101889v1, whole genome shotgun sequence genome includes a region encoding these proteins:
- the LOC130166991 gene encoding phospholipid-transporting ATPase ABCA1-like isoform X2 yields MAVSTQLGLLLWKNFTYRRRQTIQLLIEIIWPLFIFFILISVRIHYPPYEQHECHFPNKAMPSAGTLPWVQGIICNANNPCFRHSTPGESPGVVGNFNDSIISRLFNDAKKILLYTQNDKSYEGYRGLLRALRKLQKNTAGFKLKDFLQDNETLSHFLHHNASLPRHALKQIVEADVNLEKVLTKGFGFHLRDLCNTTPLEEFVHIADHNVSRMTQEIICKSSSDWLDKAQSHFLSNLDFLKPIRKDVRSDPKVVQEVSAATDNLLESLGALAVELASMKSWKDMRKEILYLTANATGSPNQMYQAVSRIVCGHPEGGGLKIKSLNWYEDNNYKALFGNHGNDSDSEPLSAYDNSSTPYCNNMMRSLESSPISRMIWRALKPLLMGKILYTPDTPATQRIIHEVNKTFQELGVLRDLGGMWEEMRPKVWNFMENSEEMDLVRTLLQNNASAAFLNTQLSGTEWHVSDVFEFLSKASEDPRPAGSTYTWRDVFNETDQAIQTISRFMECVNLDKLEPVANEERLVNKSMGLLDNQKFWAGIVFPDIARSNSTDLPPNVNYKIRMDIDNVERTNKIKDGYWDPGPRADPFEDLRYIWGGFSYLQDVIEHGIIRAITGTKEKTGIYIQQMPYPCYVDDIFLRVMSRSMPLFMTLAWMYSVAIIIKGVVYEKEARLKETMRIMGLNNGTLWLSWFISSLIPLLISAGLLVMLLKMGNLLPYSDPGVVFLFLGSFGVVTIMQCFLISTLFSRANLAAACGGIIYFTLYLPYVLCVAWQDYVGFGAKVVVSLLSPVAFGFGCEYFALFEEQGVGIQWSNLLASPLEEDSYNLTTSICLMLFDAVLYGIMTWYIEAVFPGQYGIPRPWYFPFTKTYWCGEKENKNLSTPLSKKGNAEAVCIEEEPGHIDPGVYIENLVKVYSHGNKLAVDGLSLRFYEGQITSFLGHNGAGKTTTMSILTGLFPPTSGTAYILGKDIRTELSTIRQNLGVCPQHNVLFSMLTVEEHIWFYARLKGLPEEKVKAEMEQIVNDVGLPHKRQSRTSTLSGGMQRKLSVALAFVGGSKVVILDEPTAGVDPYARRGIWDLLLKYRQGRTIILSTHHMDEADILGDRIAIISHGKLCCVGSSLFLKTHLGTGYYLTLVKRDYDLTLQSCRNSASTVCYSKKTEKEDSVSESSSDAGLGSEPESETTTIDVSLISNVIFKHVPEARLVEDLGHELTYVLPYQSAKDGAFVELFHELDDRLTDLGISSYGISDTTLEEIFLKVAEDSGVDSVELSDGVVPTRTRRRHAFGDHQSCLKPFTEDDFDFNDSEESRETDWLSGTDGKGSYQVKGWSLKRQQFVALLWKRFLYARRSRKGFFAQIVLPAVFVCIALVFSLIVPPFGKYPSLALDPGMYGEQFTFISNDMPDDPHTNKLLGALTEKPGFGTRCMEGEPIPDTSCTAVEDEWSIPQVSQSVKDMFEKGNWTMENPSPLCECSCEGRKRMLPECPAGAGGLPPPQMMISDKDTLQNLTGRNISDYLVKTYAQIIGKSLKNKIWVNEFRYGGFSLGARNSQLLSNRDEIDDAIVELRRRFRLERGTAADRFFRSLSSFIQGLDTKNNVKIWFNNKGWHSIGSFLNVMNNGILRASLPTGEDPAKFGITAYNHPLNLTKEQLSQVALMTTSVDVLVSICVIFAMSFVPASFVVFLIQERVNKAKHMQFISGVQPFLYWLANFVWDMCNYIVPATLVIIIFVCFQQDAYVSSTNLPVLALLLLLYGWSITPLMYPASFFFKIPSTAYVVLTSVNILIGINGSVSTFVLELFGSNEIGGINDILKNVFLIFPHFCLGRGLIDMVKNQAMADALERFGENRFRSPLAWDMVGKNLFAMAIEGVVFFCITVLIQYRFCIKARSSTSHLKPIGEEDEDVARERQRILSGGGQSDILELRQLTKIYKRKQKPAVDRLCVGIPPGECFGLLGVNGAGKTSTFKMLTGDSVVTSGEAYLAGKSVTTEIDEVHQNMGYCPQFDAINDLLTGREHLEFYAILRGVPEKEVCEVAEWGIRKLGLVKYVDKSAGSYSGGNMRKLSTAIALIGGPPVVFLDEPTTGMDPKARRALWNAILSIIKEGRSVVLTSHSMEECEALCTRMAIMVNGRFRCLGSVQHLKNRFGDGYTIILRVAGPDPDLRPVMEFIERELPGSTLKEKHRNMLQYQLPSSLTSLARIFSLLSKNKEALSIEDYSVSQTTLDQVFVNFAKDQSDEDHLKDVHLSKRDAVVVDFSQLNSFLTDNKTRESCV; encoded by the exons GTTTCAAGCTGAAGGACTTTTTGCAAGACAATGAGACGCTCTCCCACTTCCTGCATCACAATGCTTCACTTCCTCGTCACGCACTGAAGCAGATAGTGGAGGCTGACGTCAATCTTGAAAAG GTGCTGACTAAAGGTTTTGGCTTCCATCTCAGAGACCTCTGTAACACCACGCCGCTGGAGGAGTTTGTCCACATTGCTGACCACAACGTGTCCCGTATGACTCAAGAAATTATCTGCAAGTCCTCCAGTGACTGGCTTGACAAAGCCCAGAGCCACTTCCTGTCCAACTTGGACTTCCTCAAACCCATTCGG AAGGATGTGAGGTCAGACCCCAAAGTCGTTCAGGAGGTCTCAGCTGCAACCGACAATCTTCTGGAGAGCCTGGGAGCTCTGGCCGTGGAG CTTGCCAGTATGAAGAGTTGGAAGGATATGCGAAAGGAGATCCTGTATCTAACTGCAAATGCCACAGGCTCTCCAAACCAGATGTACCAGGCCGTTTCACGTATCGTCTGCGGACACCCTGAGGGAGGTGGCCTCAAAATTAAGTCTCTTAACTGGTATGAAGACAACAACTACAAGGCCCTGTTTGGAAACCATGGTAAcgacagtgacagtgaaccCCTCTCTGCTTACGACAACTCCTCAA CCCCTTATTGTAACAACATGATGCGGAGCCTGGAGTCCAGCCCCATTTCCAGGATGATCTGGAGAGCTCTGAAGCCACTGCTCATGGGGAAGATCCTGTACACCCCAGATACTCCTGCAACACAGAGGATCATCCACGAG GTTAATAAGACCTTCCAGGAGCTCGGCGTTCTGAGGGACCTTGGAGGGATGTGGGAGGAGATGAGGCCCAAAGTTTGGAACTTCATGGAGAATAGCGAGGAAATGGACCTGGTTAGG accCTGCTCCAGAATAACGCCAGTGCTGCATTCTTAAACACCCAGCTCAGTGGGACTGAGTGGCACGTGTCAGATGTGTTTGAATTCCTGTCCAAGGCCTCAGAGGACCCAAGACCCGCAGGGTCCACCTACACCTGGAGAGATGTCTTCAACGAAACCGACCAGGCCATACAGACCATCTCACGCTTCATGGAG tGCGTGAACCTGGACAAGCTGGAGCCAGTAGCTAATGAGGAGCGATTGGTCAACAAGTCCATGGGTCTCCTGGACAACCAGAAATTTTGGGCAGGAATCGTGTTTCCTGACATCGCCCGTAGCAACAGCACTGACCTGCCTCCCAATGTCAACTATAAGATTCGCATGGACATTGATAACGTGGAGAGGACGAACAAGATTAAAGATGG GTATTGGGATCCTGGTCCCAGAGCTGACCCCTTCGAGGACCTTCGGTACATCTGGGGTGGATTTTCCTACCTGCAGGACGTCATCGAGCATGGAATCATCAGAGCCATCACTGGCACCAAGGAGAAGACGGGCATCTACATTCAGCAGATGCCTTACCCCTGTTACGTTGATGACAT cttccTTCGGGTGATGAGTCGTTCGATGCCTCTCTTCATGACCTTGGCATGGATGTACTCAGTGGCCATCATCATCAAGGGCGTTGTGTACGAGAAGGAGGCACGGCTCAAGGAGACCATGAGGATCATGGGACTGAACAACGGCACCCTGTGGCTCAGCTGGTTCATCAGCAGTTTAATCCCACTGCTGATCAGCGCGGGCTTGTTGGTGATGTTATTGAAG ATGGGAAACCTGCTCCCTTACAGTGACCCGGGTGTTGTGTTTCTATTCCTTGGATCATTCGGCGTAGTAACCATCATGCAGTGTTTCCTCATCAGCACCCTGTTCTCGCGTGCTAACTTGGCAGCTGCCTGCGGTGGGATCATCTACTTCACCCTCTACCTACCCTACGTGCTGTGTGTCGCCTGGCAAGACTACGTCGGCTTTGGAGCAAAAGTTGTTGTG AGTCTGCTGTCTCCTGTTGCGTTTGGGTTTGGCTGTGAGTACTTTGCCCTGTTTGAGGAGCAAGGTGTGGGTATCCAGTGGTCGAACCTGCTGGCCAGCCCTCTGGAGGAAGACAGCTACAACCTGACCACCTCTATCTGCCTCATGCTGTTTGACGCCGTTCTGTATGGAATAATGACCTGGTACATCGAAGCTGTGTTTCCTG GTCAGTATGGGATCCCCAGGCCTTGGTATTTCCCTTTCACTAAGACGTACTGGTGTGGggagaaagagaacaagaaCCTCTCCACCCCTCTGTCAAAGAAGGGCAATGCTGAAG CTGTGTGTATTGAGGAGGAACCGGGCCACATCGACCCTGGTGTCTACATCGAGAATCTAGTGAAGGTCTACAGCCATGGAAACAAGCTGGCTGTAGACGGACTGTCCCTGAGGTTCTATGAAGGACAGATCACTTCCTTCCTTGGACACAATGGAGCTGGCAAGACCACAACTAT GTCAATCCTGACAGGGTTGTTCCCACCCACCTCTGGTACAGCCTACATCCTCGGCAAGGACATCCGCACTGAACTGAGCACCATCCGACAGAATCTGGGCGTCTGTCCCCAGCACAACGTACTTTTCAGCAT GCTGACGGTTGAGGAACACATCTGGTTCTACGCCCGTCTGAAGGGGCTGCCGGAGGAGAAGGTGAAGGCTGAGATGGAGCAGATTGTCAACGATGTTGGACTGCCTCACAAGCGACAGTCTCGCACCAGCACCCTGTCCG GTGGGATGCAGAGGAAGTTGTCGGTGGCCCTGGCTTTTGTTGGGGGCTCAAAGGTTGTGATCCTGGATGAACCTACTGCTGGCGTTGACCCTTATGCACGCAGGGGAATCTGGGACCTGCTGCTTAAATACAGACAGG GCCGCACCATCATCCTGTCCACTCATCACATGGATGAGGCTGACATCCTTGGTGACAGAATCGCCATCATTTCCCACGGCAAGCTGTGCTGTGTAGGCTCCTCGCTCTTCCTGAAGACTCACCTGGGGACGGGCTACTACCTGACCCTGGTCAAGAGAGATTACGACCTGACGCTTCAGTCCTGCAGGAATTCTGCCAGCACCGTCTGCTACagcaagaaaacagagaag GAGGACAGTGTATCAGAGAGCAGTTCAGATGCTGGTTTGGGCAGCGAACCGGAAAGTGAAACCACCACTATTG ATGTGTCCCTCATCTCTAACGTGATATTCAAGCATGTCCCAGAGGCTCGCCTGGTGGAGGACCTCGGCCATGAGCTCACTTATGTCTTGCCCTACCAGTCCGCTAAAGATGGAGCTTTTGTGGAGCTTTTCCACGAGCTTGACGACAGACTCACCGACCTGGGAATATCCAGCTATGGAATATCTGATACTACCCTGGAAGAG ATTTTCCTCAAAGTGGCCGAGGACAGTGGAGTCGACTCTGTTGAGCTTTCAG ATGGAGTCGTACCAACCAGGACTCGTCGTCGTCACGCCTTTGGAGACCACCAGAGCTGCCTGAAGCCGTTCACTGAGGATGATTTCGATTTCAACGACTCTGAAG AATCCCGTGAGACCGACTGGCTCAGCGGAACAGATGGCAAAGGTTCGTACCAGGTCAAAGGCTGGAGTCTGAAGAGACAGCAGTTTGTTGCACTACTCTGGAAACGGTTTCTCTACGCTCGGCGCTCCAGGAAAGGCTTCTTTGCTCAG ATCGTTCTCCCTgcggtgtttgtgtgtattgcCCTGGTGTTCAGCCTGATTGTTCCTCCCTTTGGAAAGTACCCCAGTCTGGCTCTGGATCCCGGCATGTATGGAGAGCAGTTCACCTTCATCAG TAATGACATGCCTGACGATCCTCACACCAATAAACTACTGGGAGCTCTGACAGAAAAACCAGGATTTGGAACACGCTGCATGGAAGGAGAGCCCATACC GGACACGTCCTGCACTGCAGTAGAGGACGAGTGGTCGATCCCACAAGTTTCTCAAAGTGTGAAGGACATGTTTGAAAAAGGCAACTGGACCATGGAGAATCCGTCTCCCCTGTGTGAGTGCAGCTGCGAAGGGCGCAAGAGGATGCTGCCGGAGTGTCCAGCTGGTGCCGGGGGACTTCCACCACCGCAG ATGATGATCAGTGACAAAGACACTCTTCAGAATTTGACTGGCAGAAACATCTCGGATTATCTGGTTAAAACCTACGCGCAGATTATTGGCAAGAG CCTGAAGAACAAGATTTGGGTCAACGAGTTCAG ATACGGTGGATTCTCACTGGGGGCCAGGAATTCTCAGCTTCTGTCCAACAGAGATGAAATTGACGATGCAATCGTGGAGCTAAGGAGACGCTTCCGCCTGGAGAGG GGAACTGCAGCAGATCGTTTCTTTCGCAGTCTCTCCAGTTTTATCCAAGGACTGGACACCAAGAATAACGTCAAG aTCTGGTTTAACAACAAGGGCTGGCACAGCATCGGCTCTTTCCTCAATGTGATGAACAACGGCATCCTGCGGGCAAGTCTGCCAACTGGGGAAGACCCCGCAAAGTTTGGCATCACTGCCTACAATCATCCGCTCAACCTCACCAAGGAGCAGCTGTCGCAGGTCGCATT gATGACAACATCAGTGGACGTGCTGGTGTCCATCTGCGTGATCTTCGCCATGTCCTTTGTCCCGGCCAGTTTTGTGGTTTTCCTCATCCAGGAGAGAGTGAACAAGGCGAAACACATGCAGTTCATCAGTGGGGTGCAGCCTTTCCTCTACTGGCTGGCCAACTTTGTCTGGGATATG TGCAACTACATCGTCCCGGCCACATTGGTTATCattatctttgtgtgtttccaaCAAGACGCCTACGTCTCCTCCACCAATCTGCCTGTGttggctctgctgctgctgctctacgG ATGGTCGATCACCCCTCTGATGTACCCAGCCTCATTTTTCTTTAAGATCCCCAGCACGGCCTATGTGGTTCTGACCAGCGTAAACATATTGATCGGAATCAATGGCAGCGTTTCTACATTTGTACTGGAGCTGTTTGGGAGCAAT GAGATCGGTGGTATCAACGACATACTGAAGAACGTGTTCCTCATATTCCCGCACTTCTGTCTGGGCAGAGGACTGATTGACATGGTGAAGAATCAGGCAATGGCTGATGCTTTGGAAAGATTCG GTGAAAACCGATTCCGTTCCCCTCTGGCCTGGGACATGGTGGGAAAAAACCTGTTTGCAATGGCCATAGAGGGCGTTGTCTTCTTCTGCATCACCGTCCTCATTCAGTACCGCTTCTGCATCAAGGCCAG GTCTTCCACCAGTCATCTGAAGCCTATTGgagaagaagatgaggatgtGGCCAGAGAGCGACAGAGGATCctgagtggaggaggacagTCAGACATCCTGGAGCTCAGGCAGCTTACCAAGATTTACAAGCGTAAACAGAAGCCAGCAGTGGACCGGTTGTGTGTTGGCATCCCCCCCGGAGAG TGCTTCGGTTTGCTGGGAGTGAATGGAGCAGGGAAAACCAGCACCTTTAAAATGCTGACAGGAGACTCTGTGGTCACCAGTGGAGAGGCCTACCTGGCTGGTAAAAG TGTAACTACAGAGATCGATGAAGTGCATCAGAACATGGGCTACTGTCCTCAGTTTGACGCTATCAATGACCTGCTGACCGGCAGAGAGCATCTCGAGTTCTACGCCATCCTGAGAGGAGTGCCTGAGAAGGAAGTCTGCGAG GTGGCAGAGTGGGGCATCCGGAAGCTGGGGTTGGTCAAATATGTGGACAAGTCGGCTGGCAGCTACAGTGGAGGAAACATGAGGAAACTGTCTACTGCCATCGCTCTCATAGGAGGACCACCTGTTGTGTTTCTG GATGAACCAACGACAGGCATGGACCCTAAAGCACGTCGGGCCTTATGGAACGCCATCCTCAGCATCATCAAAGAGGGACGATCTGTAGTCCTGACCTCTCACAG TATGGAGGAGTGTGAAGCACTTTGCACCAGGATGGCCATCATGGTCAATGGCAGGTTCCGCTGTCTTGGCAGCGTACAGCACCTCAAAAACAG GTTTGGTGATGGCTACACCATCATCTTGCGGGTGGCGGGGCCAGACCCAGACCTTCGGCCAGTGATGGAGTTCATTGAGCGGGAGCTGCCAGGCAGCACACTGAAGGAGAAACACCGCAACATGCTGCAGTACCAGCTGCCCTCATCCCTTACCTCCCTCGCCCGCATCTTCTCCCTGCTCTCCAAGAACAAGGAGGCGCTCAGCATAGAGGACTACTCAGTCTCTCAGACCACTCTAGACCAA GTGTTTGTAAATTTCGCCAAGGACCAAAGTGACGAGGACCATTTGAAAGACGTCCATCTGAGCAAGCGAGATGCTGTGGTAGTGGACTTTTCCCAGCTAAACTCCTTCCTCACGGACAACAAGACAAGGGAGAGTTGCGTCTGA